In one Halorubrum sp. CBA1229 genomic region, the following are encoded:
- a CDS encoding DMT family transporter — MATDPRVSPAAALATAVVAVSAGAILVRLSEAPSSVAAFYRVLFTTLPLLPVALWRYRADLARIGRRDLAFATLSGVALALHFAAWFESLEWTSVAASVTLVQAQPVFVALGAWVLLRERVTRRMAVGIAVAIAGMVAMSLGDLLGGVLVGPRPLYGNGLALFGAVTAAGYVLAGRALRQRVSLVPYVVVVYGVCTVSLFLLVLAEGHPLTGYPSREWALFAGLALGPGLLGHTVLNWALAHVESSVASVSLLGEPVGATVLAFLVLAEVPTPVTLVGGAVVLAGIALTSTGTTG, encoded by the coding sequence ATGGCCACCGACCCGCGCGTCTCACCGGCCGCGGCTCTCGCGACCGCGGTCGTCGCCGTGAGCGCCGGGGCAATCCTCGTCAGGCTCAGCGAGGCGCCGAGTTCGGTGGCCGCGTTCTATCGGGTGCTGTTCACGACGCTGCCGCTTCTCCCGGTCGCGCTCTGGCGGTATCGAGCCGACCTCGCCCGCATCGGGCGCCGCGACCTCGCGTTCGCGACGCTGTCCGGTGTCGCGCTCGCGCTCCACTTCGCCGCGTGGTTCGAGAGCCTGGAGTGGACGAGCGTCGCGGCGAGCGTCACGCTCGTTCAGGCGCAGCCGGTGTTCGTCGCGCTCGGCGCATGGGTGCTCCTCAGGGAGCGAGTGACCCGCCGGATGGCCGTCGGCATCGCGGTCGCGATCGCGGGGATGGTCGCGATGTCCCTCGGCGACCTCCTCGGCGGGGTGCTCGTCGGCCCCCGACCGCTCTACGGAAACGGCCTGGCGCTGTTCGGCGCGGTGACGGCGGCCGGCTACGTCCTCGCGGGGCGAGCGCTTCGGCAGCGCGTCTCGCTCGTTCCGTACGTGGTCGTCGTCTACGGGGTGTGTACCGTCTCGCTCTTTCTGCTCGTCCTCGCGGAAGGCCACCCGCTGACGGGGTACCCGTCTCGCGAGTGGGCGCTCTTCGCCGGACTCGCGCTCGGGCCGGGGCTGCTCGGGCACACTGTCCTCAACTGGGCGCTCGCGCACGTCGAGTCGAGCGTGGCGTCCGTGTCGCTGCTGGGCGAACCGGTCGGCGCGACGGTGCTCGCGTTCCTCGTCCTGGCCGAAGTGCCGACGCCGGTCACGCTGGTCGGCGGCGCCGTCGTCCTCGCCGGGATCGCGCTGACGTCGACGGGGACGACCGGCTGA
- a CDS encoding GAF domain-containing sensor histidine kinase, producing the protein MHRRSVVAYVGEDTDVRDRVADAVEAAWSGSGSVGYRPIAPPELAAVAEDAPSPLADVCGIVTTSDALETGVVGDRLAATPESVPVVVAVEDPGIETLRAVLDTGVDDVVAVERDGRSGTEPDGAATEPLVERLREGIDPALTRLGSDDVARLREVLLDAGTTLMSTRSDEVETKIVWTMENVGRQVGVDRIVCYLEDGDAFEPAYHWSSGECDPGPKPFAAFPDPEGLSTFENVVRPPVPAEGADERSADTEPSPATVHVPLVSDWELIGVLAFEADDSRAWTEEEVAAYRTFGDLIAHTIARNERRLELRRQTERLEQFSAVVSHDLRNPLNVLSGYLDLVEDDVARPKYEAMERAVLRMETLIDDLLMLAKRGDAIDETESVPVASIAEDAWNSVRAPRATLAVGDDVGHIEADPGRLRQLFENLFRNAVDHGGPDVTIEVGTDGDRSGARGLVVADDGPGVPPEARDSLFDSGFSTAGSSGLGLAIVDRIADAHGWELDVHNDGGAVFELSFGTEAATAPA; encoded by the coding sequence ATGCACCGTCGTTCAGTCGTCGCCTACGTGGGCGAGGACACGGACGTACGCGACCGCGTCGCCGACGCGGTGGAGGCCGCGTGGAGCGGGTCCGGGTCGGTGGGGTATCGGCCGATCGCTCCCCCCGAGTTGGCGGCTGTCGCGGAGGACGCTCCCTCGCCGCTGGCCGACGTCTGCGGGATCGTCACCACGAGCGACGCGCTCGAGACGGGCGTCGTGGGGGATCGCCTCGCGGCGACACCAGAGAGCGTCCCGGTCGTCGTCGCCGTCGAGGATCCGGGGATCGAAACGCTCCGCGCGGTCCTCGACACGGGCGTCGACGACGTCGTCGCCGTCGAACGCGACGGCCGATCTGGAACCGAACCGGACGGTGCCGCGACCGAGCCCCTCGTCGAGCGGCTTCGAGAGGGGATCGATCCCGCGCTGACCCGGCTCGGCTCTGACGACGTCGCGCGGCTCCGGGAAGTGCTGCTGGACGCGGGAACGACCCTGATGAGCACCCGGTCGGACGAGGTCGAGACGAAGATCGTCTGGACGATGGAGAACGTCGGTCGGCAGGTCGGGGTCGATCGAATCGTCTGTTATCTGGAGGACGGCGACGCGTTCGAGCCGGCGTATCACTGGTCGTCCGGCGAGTGCGATCCCGGCCCGAAACCGTTCGCGGCGTTCCCCGACCCGGAGGGGCTCTCCACGTTCGAGAACGTCGTTCGCCCGCCGGTCCCCGCCGAGGGCGCGGACGAGAGGAGCGCGGATACCGAGCCCTCGCCGGCGACGGTCCACGTCCCGCTCGTCAGCGACTGGGAGCTGATCGGCGTCCTCGCGTTCGAGGCCGACGACTCCCGCGCGTGGACCGAAGAGGAGGTCGCCGCGTACCGTACCTTCGGCGACCTGATCGCTCACACCATCGCGCGGAACGAGCGCCGGCTCGAACTCCGCCGCCAGACGGAGCGGCTCGAGCAGTTCAGCGCGGTCGTCTCGCACGACCTCCGGAACCCGCTCAACGTCCTCTCCGGATACCTCGACCTCGTCGAGGACGACGTCGCCCGGCCGAAGTACGAGGCGATGGAGCGCGCGGTGCTCCGGATGGAGACGCTCATCGACGACCTGCTCATGCTCGCGAAGCGCGGCGACGCGATCGACGAGACGGAGTCCGTCCCGGTGGCGTCGATCGCCGAGGACGCTTGGAACTCGGTCAGAGCGCCGAGAGCGACACTGGCGGTCGGGGACGACGTCGGTCACATCGAGGCCGATCCCGGCCGCCTGCGACAGCTCTTCGAGAACCTCTTCCGGAACGCCGTCGACCACGGCGGCCCTGACGTCACCATCGAGGTCGGGACTGACGGGGACCGCTCCGGCGCGCGCGGGCTGGTCGTCGCCGACGACGGGCCGGGGGTCCCGCCCGAGGCGCGCGACTCGCTGTTCGACTCGGGGTTCTCGACCGCCGGGAGCTCCGGGCTCGGACTCGCGATCGTCGACCGGATCGCCGACGCGCACGGGTGGGAGCTGGACGTCCACAACGACGGCGGCGCGGTGTTCGAGCTCTCCTTCGGAACGGAGGCGGCGACCGCTCCCGCCTGA
- a CDS encoding SRPBCC family protein: MPTYRRTTRVPAPIDEVWAFHSTIDGLRELTPDWMNLRIAGVEGPDGEPDPEVLAEGSRIRMSMRPFDVGPRQRWVSRIVEREPDGDAPVDESARFVDEMVGGPFRRWEHTHAFYADGEETLLVDTVSYRLPLGPLGDLAGPFAKVGFEGMFRDRHRRTIARFES; encoded by the coding sequence ATGCCGACGTACCGCCGGACGACCCGCGTTCCCGCACCCATCGACGAGGTGTGGGCGTTTCACTCCACGATCGACGGCCTCCGCGAGCTCACGCCGGACTGGATGAACCTCCGCATCGCCGGCGTCGAGGGGCCGGACGGGGAGCCGGATCCGGAGGTGCTCGCCGAAGGGTCGCGGATACGGATGTCGATGCGACCGTTCGACGTCGGCCCCAGACAGCGATGGGTCTCTCGGATAGTGGAGCGAGAGCCCGACGGCGACGCGCCGGTCGATGAGAGCGCACGCTTCGTCGACGAGATGGTCGGCGGTCCCTTCCGACGGTGGGAGCACACCCACGCCTTCTACGCCGACGGCGAGGAGACGCTCCTCGTCGACACCGTTTCGTACCGGCTGCCGCTCGGTCCCCTCGGCGACCTCGCCGGACCGTTCGCGAAGGTCGGATTCGAGGGGATGTTCCGCGACCGGCACCGACGAACGATCGCTCGGTTCGAGTCGTAA
- a CDS encoding DNA glycosylase, whose amino-acid sequence MERGAIDVADLSGAFDLQATVESGQSYLWNRADGDTYADLHAHGGEEWYETVVTPIPGVVDERVPLRVRQEGGVHEGTLRWESTTDAVPLLEHLFRLDDDLDAILDATPDLPLLERAYDAYEGMRLTRDPVFPCLISFICSAQMRVARIHGMQRRLRETYGDAVELDGEAYRAFPTPEQLAARSEEELRDLSLGYRAPYVQRTAAMVASGEADPLAAADLPYEEARESLTRFVGVGDKVADCVLLFSLGFLEAVPLDTWIRTTIEEYYPDCERGNYAETSRAIRDRFGGEYAGYAQTYVFYYLRAGGE is encoded by the coding sequence ATGGAACGAGGCGCAATCGACGTCGCGGACCTGTCCGGCGCGTTCGACCTCCAGGCGACCGTCGAGAGCGGGCAGAGCTACCTGTGGAACCGCGCCGACGGCGACACCTACGCCGACCTCCACGCCCACGGCGGCGAGGAGTGGTACGAGACCGTCGTCACCCCGATCCCCGGCGTCGTCGACGAGCGCGTCCCCCTGCGGGTCAGACAAGAGGGCGGCGTCCACGAGGGGACGCTCCGCTGGGAGTCGACGACCGACGCCGTCCCGCTCCTCGAACACCTGTTCCGGCTCGACGACGACCTCGACGCGATCCTCGACGCGACCCCGGACCTCCCGCTCCTCGAACGGGCGTACGACGCGTACGAGGGGATGCGGCTCACGCGGGACCCCGTGTTCCCGTGTCTGATCTCCTTTATCTGCTCGGCGCAGATGCGCGTCGCGCGGATCCACGGGATGCAGCGCCGCCTCCGGGAGACGTACGGCGACGCCGTCGAACTTGACGGAGAGGCGTACCGCGCGTTCCCGACGCCCGAGCAGCTCGCCGCCCGATCGGAGGAGGAACTGCGCGATCTCTCGCTGGGCTACCGCGCGCCCTACGTCCAGCGGACGGCCGCGATGGTCGCGTCGGGCGAAGCGGATCCGCTGGCGGCCGCGGACCTCCCGTACGAGGAGGCGCGCGAGTCGCTGACGCGGTTCGTCGGCGTCGGGGACAAAGTCGCCGACTGCGTGCTACTGTTCTCGCTCGGCTTCCTCGAGGCGGTCCCGCTCGACACCTGGATCCGGACGACCATCGAAGAGTACTACCCCGACTGCGAGCGCGGCAACTACGCCGAGACGTCGCGGGCGATCCGTGACCGCTTCGGCGGCGAGTACGCCGGGTACGCCCAGACGTACGTGTTTTACTACCTCCGCGCGGGCGGCGAGTGA